The nucleotide sequence TGCTATGAACCTTCCTCCCGCATCACCGTGGTGGCTTATACTGATAGGAAGTTTTATTGCAATAGTAGTGGGGAAACAGGTATTCGGGGGTCTCGGGCAAAATCCGTTCAATCCGGCACTAGTGGCACGCGTTTTTCTTTTAATTTCATGGCCCGCACAAATGACTTCATGGATAAAACCAACTCCAATAATAGAAAATTTTAACTTTGACAGTGTAAGCGCTGCAACTCCCCTAAGCCAGGCTAAAACCGAACTCATTTCAAACGGAAAGATTCTAACCGAGTTTTCAGATGCATCAGCATACTTTTTGGGAAATATCGGTGGCTCGCTGGGTGAAATTTCCGCCATCGCTCTTATTCTGGGCGGATTATATCTGATTTATAAAAAAATTATCTCATGGCATATACCCGTGAGTTATTTAATATCATTCCTGCTTATCGTTATACCTTATTGGTTATTCTTTCCCGATAAATCGCTGAGTCCGTTTATCCATCTTTTTACCGGCGGATTAATGCTAGGTGTTTTTTTTATGGCAACGGATATGGTTACCTCCCCTATCACAAAAAAGGGGCAGATAATTTTCGGAGTAGGCTGCGGCGTTTTGACTGCTGTAATAAGGCTTTTCGGCGGATATCCGGAAGGTGTATCATTTGCAATACTTTTAATGAATGCCTTTGTACCGCTGATAGATTATTATATAAGACCTAAAAGTCTGGGAGAGGCTGAAAAAGTATGAAAGACAGCAATTTCAAAATGGTTCTGATACTTTGTACTGTTGCCGCTGTGGCAGCTTTTGTCCTTTCACTTGTCAATATGGTAACGAGAGAAAAAATACAGCAGGAATATCGTCAGGAATTTTTAAACGGTTTAAATGCGATCCTGCCCGAATATGACAACGAACCGGACAAAAACTTTTCAAAAATTAAAGACAAAAACATTTATATTGCCAAAAATGATAATAAAACGGTAGGTTACGCGATAAAGTCGATCTCTTCAAAGGGATACTCAGGAGATATAGTAGTACTTGTCGGTGTAAAACCTGACGGCCGAATAAACGGAATAGAAATTTTAAGGCATGCAGAGACACCCGGGCTGGGGGCTAAGATAACAGAAGAATCGTGGCAGAAATCTTTCGATAATCTCACAGTTAATGACGGTATTGCAGTAAAAAAAGATGGTGGTATAATAGATCAGTTCAGCGGAGCAACAATAAGTCCGAGAGCTGTTTGTGAAGCAGTCGAAAAGGGATTGAAGTTTATAAACAAAAACGTACTGGAGTCTGATAGTGATAGCTAAAATTTTCAGGGAAGGTTTCTGGAAAAACAACGCCGTTTTTAAACAAGTGCTCGGCCTGTGCCCTGCCCTCGCTGTAACCACATCAGCGATAAACGGTATCGCAATGGGACTGGCGTCCACAGCTGTTCTTTTATGTTCCAACTTTGTCGTCTCCCTGATTAAAGATATAATTCCGGCAAAAGTTCGTATACCATCATATATTGTTATAATAGCAAGTTTTGTAACTATGGTCGATTTATTGATGAATGCTTATGTTCATGATCTTCATAAAGTTCTGGGGCTGTTTATCCCCCTTATCGTTGTAAACTGTATGATTATGGGCAGAGCTGAAAGTTTCGCATCAAGCAACACTCCTTTCAAATCAATAGTTGACGGCCTCGGCGTAGGGCTCGGTTTTACATTCGCTCTGTTCATTCTGGGTGGAGTAAGAGAGGTACTCGGAAGCGGCAGCCTCCTTAATTTTACGATTTTTCCGGAAAGTTTTTCTCCGGCAATAGCAATGATACTGCCGCCGGGAGCTTTTATAGCATTGGGTTTTATATTATTTGGCTATAATTATATTGAAGATAAAAGAAGCGGCGGGCAGGAAAGTCAAACAAAAGAACATTGTGCAGTTGACTAAATAGTAACAACAAAGGATGTATTATGGCTGAACTGATTTTACTTTTTGTCAGCGCTGTTTTGGTAAACAACTTTGTGCTCAGCAGGTTTTTGGGGCTCTGTCCTTTTTTCGGTGTTTCAAGAAAACTGGACACTGCAATAGGGATGAGCTTTGCAGTCACATTCGTCATGACTGTGGCAGGCATTATTACATGGATTATTCAATACAGCGTACTTAATCCTTTCGGGCTGGGTTATCTGCAGACAATTGTTTTTATACTGGTTATCGCTTCACTTGTTCAGTTTGTAGAGATTGTGCTTGAGAAAATATCCCCCGCTTTATATAACAGTCTCGGCATATTTCTGCCGCTTATTACGACAAACTGCGCTATTTTGGGTGCTGCAATACTGAACATACAGGAAGGTTTTTCTTTTATCCAGATGCTTGTTTTTACAATCGGGTCGGCACTTGGTTTCGGACTTGCACTTATCATTTTCTCCGGAATAAGGGAAAGGGTTGAGCTGGCCGATGTACCGAAGTACTTCCGGGGAGTACCTATAGCATTTGTTACAGCGGGTATTCTGGCTCTTGCGTTTATGGGATTCAGCGGGCTTGTTAAATGAAAACAATAAATACATATCATTTTAGGTTAAAAATATGATTACACCTGTTATTGTACTCGGCTCCACCGGTTTTGTTGCAGGACTGGGGCTTTTCATCGCATCCAAAAAGTTTGCTGTTGAAAAGGACCCAAAAATAGAAGAAGTTGATGAACTTCTACCCGGAGCAAACTGCGGGGCTTGCGGCTTGCCCGGATGCTCATCGCTGGCAGAAGCTATTGTAAAAGGAGATGTTTTGCCATCTGCGTGTCCGGTGGCAGACAATGAGTCAGTTGGTAAAATAGCAGAACTTCTCGGTATTGAAGCAGGAACCAATGTTAAACATGTTGCAAGGGTAAAGTGCAACGGAGGATGCCACAACTCACCTGAAAAGTATAAATATTACGGTCCTGGCGACTGCCACAGTATAACCATGCTTGCCGGTGGAAACAAAGAATGTATATACGGATGTGTGGGAGGCGGCAGCTGCGTGAAGGCATGCGCCTTCAACGCTATGGAAATGGGTGAAGACAAAATCCCGCGTATTTTTGAGGATAAATGTACCGCCTGCGGGATGTGTGTAAAAGCATGCCCAAGAGATATCATTGAACTAATGCCGATTGAAAATAAATTTGTTGTAAACTGCTGTTCAAAGGATAAAGGACCGGAAACTAAAAAAGCATGCAGTGTGGGATGTATTGCCTGCAGATTGTGTGCCAAAAACTGCCCCGTTGATGCCATTACAGTGGAAAACAATCTGGCCAAAATTGATCCCGAAATATGCACAAACTGCGGAAAATGTGAAGAAGTCTGCCCAATGAAAACTATTAACAATTATTGTAATCACTGCGCCAGTCAAAGTTAACAAGTGCTTGGATTTATCTATCACAACGACTTTCTGAGACATAACACCGGTGAAAAGCATCCGGAACATCCCTCAAGACTAAAGTCCGTTTACAATCATCTTTTAGAAAGTGATTTGGTAAAAACCGATCGTGTAAATGCGGTAAAAGCTGAATTCAACTATGATATAAGCCGAATTGCCCGAATTCATTCGCCGGGTTATATTGAGAATTTTAAAAAAGAGTCTAATACAGGAAACAGTTATT is from Flexistipes sinusarabici DSM 4947 and encodes:
- a CDS encoding RnfABCDGE type electron transport complex subunit B, which gives rise to MITPVIVLGSTGFVAGLGLFIASKKFAVEKDPKIEEVDELLPGANCGACGLPGCSSLAEAIVKGDVLPSACPVADNESVGKIAELLGIEAGTNVKHVARVKCNGGCHNSPEKYKYYGPGDCHSITMLAGGNKECIYGCVGGGSCVKACAFNAMEMGEDKIPRIFEDKCTACGMCVKACPRDIIELMPIENKFVVNCCSKDKGPETKKACSVGCIACRLCAKNCPVDAITVENNLAKIDPEICTNCGKCEEVCPMKTINNYCNHCASQS
- the rsxE gene encoding electron transport complex subunit RsxE; the protein is MVIAKIFREGFWKNNAVFKQVLGLCPALAVTTSAINGIAMGLASTAVLLCSNFVVSLIKDIIPAKVRIPSYIVIIASFVTMVDLLMNAYVHDLHKVLGLFIPLIVVNCMIMGRAESFASSNTPFKSIVDGLGVGLGFTFALFILGGVREVLGSGSLLNFTIFPESFSPAIAMILPPGAFIALGFILFGYNYIEDKRSGGQESQTKEHCAVD
- a CDS encoding RnfABCDGE type electron transport complex subunit G, with product MKDSNFKMVLILCTVAAVAAFVLSLVNMVTREKIQQEYRQEFLNGLNAILPEYDNEPDKNFSKIKDKNIYIAKNDNKTVGYAIKSISSKGYSGDIVVLVGVKPDGRINGIEILRHAETPGLGAKITEESWQKSFDNLTVNDGIAVKKDGGIIDQFSGATISPRAVCEAVEKGLKFINKNVLESDSDS
- a CDS encoding RnfABCDGE type electron transport complex subunit D; the protein is MSENKLLVTFSPHIRDSVQTDKIMLNVIYALIPAIAVSIYYFGFFALKTYILTIIFTLAFEALFLKIRGRRITLDDNSALVTAILLAMNLPPASPWWLILIGSFIAIVVGKQVFGGLGQNPFNPALVARVFLLISWPAQMTSWIKPTPIIENFNFDSVSAATPLSQAKTELISNGKILTEFSDASAYFLGNIGGSLGEISAIALILGGLYLIYKKIISWHIPVSYLISFLLIVIPYWLFFPDKSLSPFIHLFTGGLMLGVFFMATDMVTSPITKKGQIIFGVGCGVLTAVIRLFGGYPEGVSFAILLMNAFVPLIDYYIRPKSLGEAEKV
- the rsxA gene encoding electron transport complex subunit RsxA, with the protein product MAELILLFVSAVLVNNFVLSRFLGLCPFFGVSRKLDTAIGMSFAVTFVMTVAGIITWIIQYSVLNPFGLGYLQTIVFILVIASLVQFVEIVLEKISPALYNSLGIFLPLITTNCAILGAAILNIQEGFSFIQMLVFTIGSALGFGLALIIFSGIRERVELADVPKYFRGVPIAFVTAGILALAFMGFSGLVK